In Quercus lobata isolate SW786 chromosome 12, ValleyOak3.0 Primary Assembly, whole genome shotgun sequence, a genomic segment contains:
- the LOC115970678 gene encoding serine/threonine-protein phosphatase 6 regulatory ankyrin repeat subunit B-like: MLRETALHVAIAHGSEDIVEELLKIIHANKKEFENALKYKNDQGNTPLHVAASTGSLRTCICIAEAEPSMGNELNKEGKSPLFLAALLGRTEIFFHLHSICESHLGTSYYRKEDGETILHCAIKREYWDLAYRILLLHGELAICVDENGILPIHLLAEKPSAFRSGCHLGWWSKIVYYWTPVDVPKKIDTSLKRREHKFPENYQTCFSFIQLLWRWTIIPVGKVCDKGKKADEENPERSNVTLKLRHEGEPQVDKETPILSAAKNGIIEMVERILRRFPMAIHDETSEGKNIVMLAAEYRQTQVYELFCKRHLRIESMFHKLDNRGNSALHLAAKQIELKTGLIPGAALQMQWEIKWYEHIMKSMPRGFLHLPNKDGKTPGDVFMDTHKLLVEEGGKWLSDTSNACSIVAGLFVTVAFNMSTTVPGELDEKGNPRLEKQLAFNIFAISSYISFYSSLLAMIMFLAILTSGNKESSFRSTLPMKLLFALTAFYVSIASTAICFSAAHFFILRQNLKSAAFPAYSWAVLLLICFAISGFPLYFHLTWAIFKRVPHHHQMITPAGFHIKH, encoded by the exons ATGTTAAGGGAAACAGCCTTGCATGTAGCTATCGCCCACGGCTCAGAAGATATTGTTGAggaacttttaaaaataattcatgcTAACAAAAAAGAGTTCGAGAATgctctaaaatataaaaacgaTCAAGGGAATACCCCTTTGCATGTGGCAGCATCAACAGGGAGTCTGAGGACGTGTATCTGCATTGCTGAAGCTGAGCCATCAATGGGGAATGAACTTAACAAGGAGGGTAAGAGCCCTCTCTTCTTGGCTGCTCTGCTTGGTAGAACAGAAATTTTCTTTCACCTCCATTCCATCTGTGAAAGCCACCTAGGCACATCCTACTATAGAAAAGAAGATGGTGAGACAATTCTACACTGTGCCATCAAAAGGGAGTATTGGG ATTTGGCATATCGGATACTTCTCTTACACGGAGAACTTGCGATTTGTGTGGATGAGAATGGAATATTGCCGATCCATCTCTTAGCAGAGAAGCCTTCTGCCTTCCGAAGTGGTTGTCACCTTGGATGGTGGAGCAAGATCGTTTATTATT GGACACCAGTTGATGTGCCTAAAAAAATCGATACAAGTCTTAAAAGGCGTGAACACAAATTTCCGGAGAACTACCAAACATGCTTCAGCTTCATTCAATTGCTGTGGAGGTGGACCATAATTCCAGTTG GAAAAGTATGTGACAAAGGCAAAAAAGCAGATGAAGAGAATCCTGAAAGATCGAATGTTACTCTCAAATTGAGACATGAAGGTGAG CCACAGGTAGACAAAGAGACACCCATACTGTCTGCAGCAAAAAATGGAATCATAGAAATGGTTGAGCGAATACTACGCAGGTTTCCAATGGCTATCCATGACGAAACGAGCGAAGGAAAAAATATAGTAATGCTGGCAGCCGAGTACAGACAAACACAAGTATATGAGCTATTCTGCAAGAGACATTTACGGATAGAGAGTATGTTTCATAAACTGGATAACCGCGGGAATAGCGCATTACACCTTGCAGCCAAACAAATAGAGCTGAAGACGGGCCTAATTCCTGGGGCTGCATTGCAAATGCAATGGGAGATCAAGTGGTATGAG CACATAATGAAGTCCATGCCACGAGGCTTCCTTCATCTCCCCAACAAAGATGGCAAAACTCCAGGGGACGTTTTCATGGATACGCATAAACTTCTTGTCGAAGAGGGTGGGAAGTGGCTAAGTGACACATCGAATGCATGCTCAATTGTAGCAGGTCTCTTTGTCACTGTTGCCTTTAACATGTCAACCACCGTCCCTGGTGAGCTGGATGAAAAAGGCAATCCCCGCCTCGAAAAACAACTGGCATTTAATATTTTCGCCATCTCATCCTATATATCCTTCTATTCTTCACTGTTAGCGATGATCATGTTCCTTGCAATCCTCACTTCCGGGAACAAAGAAAGCAGTTTTCGTAGCACCCTACCAATGAAGCTTTTGTTCGCTTTAACAGCATTCTATGTGTCTATAGCATCTACCGCGATATGTTTTTCTGCAGCACACTTCTTCATTCTAAGACAAAATCTGAAATCTGCAGCTTTTCCAGCATATTCATGGGCAGTGCTGCTGCTAATATGCTTTGCTATATCAGGGTTTCCACTATACTTTCATTTGACATGGGCTATCTTCAAAAGAGTGCCACATCATCACCAAATGATAACTCCAGCTGGTTTTCATATTAAACATTAA